TCATAAGCTCTCTGTGCTGTAATTAAATCGACCATTTCACGTAAAACATTAACATTTGGATACTTTACATATCCGTTTTCGTCAGCGTCAGGATGTCCGGGATCGTAAACAAGTCTAAAAGGGCTTTTATCCTCAGCCAATTTCCCGACTTTTACGCCAGATAATTGCTCATCCTTTGTTGCTTTTTCTTTATTTAAAACCTCTTTAAAGGTTACAATCTTTCTTCGATATGGTCCACCATTTTCTGTTCTTGTGGTGTTGGCATTAGCAAGATTATTTGATATAACTTCTGATCTAAATCTTTCTGCAGTCATCCCGCTTGCTGCAATATCCATTATTTTAAATGCGTTTATATTCATTATCTAATGCCTCCTATAACTGTCTTGTAATCATTAAATCTATAATTTATTAACCTTGTTAAAGCGTTGTATTGTAAAGTATTTTCCATCATTTTTACCATTTCAACGTCAATATCAACATTGTTTCCATCTTCTCTATTGCTTCTTGATTTGTCCTCGATTATATTATAACTCACTTCATTTAAATCTGGAATATTTTTTAAGTGTTTTTGATTTGTAGTTTTAAGTTTTATTTCATTACTATCTCCAAGAGCTTTTCTTAACTCTTCTTCAAAGGAGACGTCTTTTCTTTTATAACCGGGTGTGTTATAATTAGCTATATTATGAGAATAAACTCTCTGCCTAACAGAAACTGCATCGAGAGATTTTGGTATAATATTTAATGCAAGGTCTTTTACAAACATTTTAATCGCCTCCTGAATTATAATTCTATATATACATAAAAAATCCCTAAGGAGAGAAAAATATGAAAAAAATTTTTCTTATAGGTTATTACGGTCATGGGAATCTTGGAGATGAAATGTTATTTGAATCAACATTATATCTTCTTCAAGAATCAGGTTTTATAGGAGAAATATATGTTATTTCTGATAAACCGTTAGAAAAAGAAAATTTTAAAATTACAAATGTGGAAAAGTTTGATATTCCAGGTATAATAAAAACAATAAATCAAAGTAATTTAATTATATTTGGAGGAGGGAATCTTCTTCAAACAGAGACTTCTCTTAGAAGTTTCTGGTATTATGAATTTATAATAAACATAGCAAAACATTATAAAAAAAATATAGTATTTTTTTCACAGGGATTTGGTCATTTTAAACACAAATCAGCATTAAGAAGATTACCTAAAATTCTAAAATATAAAAATCTCTATGGTATTTTAAGAGATAAAACCAGTTATAGATATGCAAAAAGATATTCTAGAAACTTTGCATATGGTGTGGATATAGGTGTTTTGAAGTATAAAAATACAATCTTTAAGCGTGATCCGCAAAAAGGTCATGTTTCTATAGTAATAAAAAACAAAAGAAACTGGTCTAAAATAGTGAAAATACTAAAAGATTTAAAAGTTGAAAGACTTACCCCTATAGTATTTAATAAATCTCAGGATTCCATACAT
This is a stretch of genomic DNA from Marinitoga piezophila KA3. It encodes these proteins:
- a CDS encoding polysaccharide pyruvyl transferase family protein, which produces MKKIFLIGYYGHGNLGDEMLFESTLYLLQESGFIGEIYVISDKPLEKENFKITNVEKFDIPGIIKTINQSNLIIFGGGNLLQTETSLRSFWYYEFIINIAKHYKKNIVFFSQGFGHFKHKSALRRLPKILKYKNLYGILRDKTSYRYAKRYSRNFAYGVDIGVLKYKNTIFKRDPQKGHVSIVIKNKRNWSKIVKILKDLKVERLTPIVFNKSQDSIHAYEFFEQFEKEINMNFPITDESKIIDEMLKSEFVISDRLHGGILSLYLGTPVILYKNKKNFRVFKSIDYKYNLFFSNEEDILYPIAMLNDFDFEIFQSKFLLMLNASHHEHLDLIKTFL
- the flgB gene encoding flagellar basal body rod protein FlgB; amino-acid sequence: MFVKDLALNIIPKSLDAVSVRQRVYSHNIANYNTPGYKRKDVSFEEELRKALGDSNEIKLKTTNQKHLKNIPDLNEVSYNIIEDKSRSNREDGNNVDIDVEMVKMMENTLQYNALTRLINYRFNDYKTVIGGIR
- the flgC gene encoding flagellar basal body rod protein FlgC, yielding MNAFKIMDIAASGMTAERFRSEVISNNLANANTTRTENGGPYRRKIVTFKEVLNKEKATKDEQLSGVKVGKLAEDKSPFRLVYDPGHPDADENGYVKYPNVNVLREMVDLITAQRAYEANVAVVNSAKSMFNSALSIGRGA